The Deinococcus carri genome segment CCTGGCCGTCAGTGCGGTAGGGGCCTACCTCTTCCTGCTGGCGGGGACGCCGGGGGCGGTACTGGTCACGTCGGCGCTGCTGTCGTTCGCGCTGCTGGGGGCCTGGGGCGCGCTGTACGCCTACACGCCTGAACTCTTCCCCACGCCGCTGCGCACGACGGGCATGGGCTTCGTGAGCGGCATGGCCCGGCTCGCCAGCGTGCTGTCGCCCAGCCTGGGGGCGCTGCTGCTGACCGGGAGGCTGGGGGTGGCGCTGACCCTCTTCGCGGCCTGTTTCGCCGTCGCGGCCGCCTGCGCCTGGGGCATCGGCGTGGAGACGCGCGGGCAGCGGCTGCCGGAGGCCGTGCTGCCGGAGAATGGCGCATGACTTCCGCCCCCTCTGCCCTCTTCACCGACCTCTACCAGCTCACCATGATGCAGGGCTACCACGCCTACGGCCTGCACACGGAGGAGGCCGTCTTCGACCTGTACTTCCGCAAGCAGCCCTTCGGGGGAGGCTTTGCCGTGTGGGCGGGGCTGGAACCCGCGCTGGCGATGCTCGAAACCCTGCGCTTCACCGAGGAAGACCTCGCCTACCTGGGCACGCTGGGCCTCTTCCGCCCCGACTTCCTGGAGGCCCTGCGGGGGTGGAGGTTCAGCGGGCGTGTCACGGCCTTCCGCGAGGGCAGCGTGGTGTTTGCCCACGAGCCGCTGCTGACCGTCACCGCGCCGCTGTGGGAGGCGCAACTCGTCGAGACGGCGCTGCTGAACACGCTGAACTTTCAGACGCTGGTGGCGACGAAGGCCACCCGCTGCGTCCTGGCGGCGGAGGCCAGCCCTTTTGGGGGCCAGATTGTCGAGTTCGGGGCGCGGCGGGCGCAGGGGCCGGACGGGGCGCTGAGCGCGGCGCGGGCGGCCTATGTGGGCGGCGCGGTGGGCACCAGCAACGTGGAGGCCGGGCGCAGATACGGCCTGCCCCTGACCGGCACGCACGCCCACGCCTGGGTCGAGAGCTTCCCCGACGAACTCGCGGCCTTCCGCGCCTACGCCGAGCTGTACCCCGACAGCACCACGCTGCTGCTCGACACGGTGGACACCCTGCGCAGCGGCCTCCCCAACGCGCTCACGGTGGCCCGCGAACTGCGTGCGGCGGGACATGAACTGCGCGGCGTGCGGCTCGACAGCGGCGACCTCGCCTACCTGTCCCGCCGGATTCGCGCCGCGCTCGACGAGGCCGGGTTCCCCAACGTGAAGATCGTGGCGAGCAACGACCTGTCCGAGTCGGTCATCGCCTCCGTCATCGCGGAGGGGGGACGCATCGACGTGTACGGCGTGGGCACGCAGCTCGCCACAGCGGGCGGCGAGGGCGGCGGGGCGCTGGGGGGTGTGTTCAAGCTCGCGCAGCTGGGCGGCATCCCCCGCATGAAGCTGACCGGCGACCCCGCCAAGTTCAGCCTCCCCGGCGTGAAGCACGTGTGGCGGGCCGTGAACGACCAGGGCGAACTGGTCTTCGACGCGCTGACGCTGGGCGACGCCCCCCGCACCGGCGACCGCCTCAGCGCCCCCACCAACCCCCTGCGCGCCTCGCGCGTGCCCGGTGGCCTGGCCTGGGAGGACGCGCGGCAGGTGGTGATGGAAGGCGGCCAGCGTACGGGTGAGCCGGAGACGTTGCAGGCGGCCCAGGCCCGCGCCCGCGCCGACCTCGCCCGCCTGCCCGCCGGAACCCGCCGCGCCCTCAACCCCCACCTCTACCGCGTGGGCCTGGGGGAGGACGTGGCCGGGCTGCGCGACCGGGTGGCCGAGGGGCTGCGGGTCCACGCCGAGGCATGACCGCGCCCGCCGCCGTCTTCGTGGGCCGCTTCCAGCCGCCCCACCGCGCCCACGTGGCGACGGTGCTGTACGCGCTGGAGCAGGCCGGGCGCGTCCTGGTCCTGCTGGGGAGCGCGAACCTGGCCCGCTCCGTCCGCAACCCCTTCAGTGCCCCCGAGCGGGCAGCGATGTTCGGCGCGGCGCTGCGGGAGGCCGGGGTGCGGCGCGGCCGCGTGACCTTCCGCCCCCTCCCCGACCGCTTCGACGCGGAGCTGTGGGCGGCGGACGTGCGCGCCGCCGCCGCAGAAGTCTTCGGCCCGGAAACGCCCATCCTGCTCGTCGGCTTCGAAAAGGACGCCTCCACCGCCTACCTGCGCTGGTTCCCCGGCTGGGAGCGTCTGCCCGTGCCGCTGGTACCCGGCCTGAACGCCACCGACCTGCGCGCGGCGTTCCTGACTGGGCGGCCCCTCCCGGACAGCGTGCCGGGGGCGGTGCGGCCCTTCCTGGCCCGCTTTGCCCTCACCCCCGCCTATGCCCGCCTCCGGGCCGAGTGGCAGGCGGTGGAGGCCGCCCGCGCTGGCCTGCCCCCCGGCGTCCACCTGCATGAGGAACGCTGGCTGCACCTGCGGGAGGAGGCGGTCTGGCTGCATACCCGCCGGAGCGCCATCGGAAACGGCCTGTGGGAACTGCCCGGCCGCGTGCTGCCGCCCGGTGAGTCGCCTGCCTTCCCCGCCCACGCCGTGTTCGACCACCCCGCCCGCGCCCTGGTCGCGCCGACCGCCGCGCACGTCTGGCTGGGGCCGCCGCCCGCCGCCTTTCCCGCGCGGCCTGTGCCCCTGGCCCGCGCGCTGGCCCTGCCCCGGCGCTTCTTTGAAGACCACCACGTGATGCTGACCCGGCTGCT includes the following:
- a CDS encoding nicotinate phosphoribosyltransferase produces the protein MTSAPSALFTDLYQLTMMQGYHAYGLHTEEAVFDLYFRKQPFGGGFAVWAGLEPALAMLETLRFTEEDLAYLGTLGLFRPDFLEALRGWRFSGRVTAFREGSVVFAHEPLLTVTAPLWEAQLVETALLNTLNFQTLVATKATRCVLAAEASPFGGQIVEFGARRAQGPDGALSAARAAYVGGAVGTSNVEAGRRYGLPLTGTHAHAWVESFPDELAAFRAYAELYPDSTTLLLDTVDTLRSGLPNALTVARELRAAGHELRGVRLDSGDLAYLSRRIRAALDEAGFPNVKIVASNDLSESVIASVIAEGGRIDVYGVGTQLATAGGEGGGALGGVFKLAQLGGIPRMKLTGDPAKFSLPGVKHVWRAVNDQGELVFDALTLGDAPRTGDRLSAPTNPLRASRVPGGLAWEDARQVVMEGGQRTGEPETLQAAQARARADLARLPAGTRRALNPHLYRVGLGEDVAGLRDRVAEGLRVHAEA
- a CDS encoding adenylyltransferase/cytidyltransferase family protein, with protein sequence MTAPAAVFVGRFQPPHRAHVATVLYALEQAGRVLVLLGSANLARSVRNPFSAPERAAMFGAALREAGVRRGRVTFRPLPDRFDAELWAADVRAAAAEVFGPETPILLVGFEKDASTAYLRWFPGWERLPVPLVPGLNATDLRAAFLTGRPLPDSVPGAVRPFLARFALTPAYARLRAEWQAVEAARAGLPPGVHLHEERWLHLREEAVWLHTRRSAIGNGLWELPGRVLPPGESPAFPAHAVFDHPARALVAPTAAHVWLGPPPAAFPARPVPLARALALPRRFFEDHHVMLTRLLGGVSGGGPDPKPGVPHTAG